In Arthrobacter sp. B3I9, the following are encoded in one genomic region:
- a CDS encoding sugar ABC transporter ATP-binding protein yields MQQTDSSRSGPSGEGPRPVLSLHHAAKTFGPVVALADGTIEIQAGEIHALVGENGAGKSTLVKILAGLHHPDSGDFKVGGEGVQFRSVADSKAAGISVIYQEPTLFPDLSVAENIFIGRQPKGRFGLISKAAMVREAGKLFGRLGVPIDPTRIAEGLSIADQQIIEIAKAISLDAKVLVMDEPTAALSGVEVDRLFAVARSLRDKGTGILFISHRFDEVFGLCDRITVMRDGRYISTHRTADVTVEQIVREMVGRDIGALFPKTETETGDVVLKVDSLSRAGVFRDISFEVRAGEIVALAGLVGAGRTEVARAVFGIDPYDAGDISFEGRKLKARDPQAAIAAGMGFVPEDRRKQGLVMNLSVARNVTLTLRNKLATAGLINGAAERRAAVDWSKRLQVKTGSQEHAVSTLSGGNQQKVVLAKWLATDPRLLIIDEPTRGIDVGTKSEVHRLISDLAGRGIAILMISSELPEVLGMADRVLVMREGRITAELDRADTTPESVMHAATSSAGGTS; encoded by the coding sequence ATGCAGCAGACAGACAGCTCCCGGTCCGGCCCCTCCGGGGAAGGGCCGCGGCCAGTACTCTCTCTTCACCACGCGGCCAAGACCTTCGGGCCCGTGGTTGCCCTCGCCGATGGGACCATCGAGATCCAGGCGGGGGAAATCCATGCCCTGGTAGGAGAAAACGGTGCCGGCAAGTCCACCCTCGTCAAGATCCTCGCCGGTCTGCACCACCCGGATTCGGGCGACTTCAAGGTCGGCGGGGAAGGCGTCCAGTTCCGCAGTGTCGCTGACAGCAAGGCCGCCGGCATTTCGGTTATCTACCAGGAGCCCACACTCTTTCCGGACCTGAGCGTTGCCGAAAACATCTTCATCGGCCGCCAGCCCAAGGGCCGGTTCGGCTTGATCAGCAAAGCGGCCATGGTGCGGGAAGCGGGTAAGCTCTTCGGGCGGCTCGGCGTGCCCATCGATCCGACACGGATCGCCGAGGGCCTGTCCATCGCCGACCAGCAAATCATCGAAATCGCCAAAGCCATCTCGCTGGACGCCAAAGTGCTCGTGATGGACGAACCAACGGCCGCCCTCAGCGGCGTTGAAGTGGACCGGCTCTTCGCCGTCGCCCGCAGCCTGCGGGACAAGGGCACGGGCATCCTGTTCATCTCGCACCGCTTCGACGAGGTTTTCGGCCTCTGCGACCGGATCACTGTAATGCGGGACGGCCGGTACATCTCCACGCACCGGACCGCCGACGTGACCGTTGAGCAGATTGTCCGGGAGATGGTCGGCCGTGACATCGGAGCCCTGTTCCCCAAGACGGAGACGGAGACCGGTGACGTTGTCCTGAAGGTCGATTCCCTCAGCCGGGCGGGCGTCTTCCGGGATATCAGCTTCGAAGTCCGGGCAGGCGAGATCGTCGCACTGGCCGGGCTGGTGGGTGCCGGACGCACGGAGGTGGCCCGGGCGGTCTTCGGGATCGACCCCTACGATGCCGGTGACATCAGTTTCGAAGGCCGGAAACTGAAGGCGCGGGACCCCCAGGCTGCCATCGCCGCCGGGATGGGTTTCGTCCCCGAGGACCGCCGCAAACAGGGCCTGGTCATGAACCTTTCCGTGGCGCGGAACGTGACCCTCACGCTGCGGAACAAGCTGGCGACGGCGGGGCTGATCAATGGCGCCGCGGAACGCCGGGCGGCCGTGGACTGGAGCAAGCGGCTGCAGGTCAAGACCGGCTCCCAGGAGCACGCCGTCTCCACGCTCTCCGGCGGCAACCAGCAGAAAGTTGTCCTCGCCAAGTGGCTGGCCACCGACCCCCGGCTGCTCATCATCGACGAACCCACCCGCGGCATCGACGTAGGCACCAAGAGCGAGGTCCACCGGCTCATTTCGGACCTCGCGGGCCGCGGCATCGCGATCCTGATGATCTCCTCCGAACTGCCCGAGGTGCTCGGCATGGCGGACCGGGTGCTGGTCATGCGGGAGGGCCGGATCACGGCTGAGCTCGACCGGGCCGATACCACCCCCGAATCCGTCATGCACGCCGCAACTTCGTCCGCAGGAGGTACCTCATGA